From a region of the Chitinivibrionales bacterium genome:
- a CDS encoding DUF1343 domain-containing protein, translating into MTRSGLDIVAAKFPKELAGKKIGLLCHAASITSKYRHAVDVFLKSPCKLAALFGPQHGMFGQTQDNMVEWQGYTHPVLKIPVYSLYGETRKPGRESLSALDAFVVDLQDVGARPYTYVWTVKLCMEACSQAGIPLWILDRPNPIAALPFDGPMLSDKFHSFVGGAPIPLCHRMTMGEMALLLKNFYFPTVNLQVVWMKGWQRNSLWPETGLPWVLPSPNIPTFDTAVVYPGTVLLEATNLSEGRGTTRPFEIIGAPYLDADKLVKEIAPYDLKGCVFRKHDFMPTFQKWQGKYCYGLQVHVTDPRKYEPVLTTAALLQAVIKHSDGQFSFKQPPYEYDTVNMPFDILSGDTTLRNAFMRGADLRKEKESWKQSYKAFLPVFKNVSHYPEKAS; encoded by the coding sequence ATGACCCGCTCCGGTCTTGACATCGTCGCAGCAAAATTTCCCAAAGAACTTGCCGGGAAAAAGATCGGCCTGCTCTGCCACGCCGCTTCGATCACGTCGAAATACCGCCATGCCGTTGATGTTTTTCTCAAATCCCCCTGCAAGCTCGCGGCCCTGTTCGGCCCGCAGCACGGCATGTTCGGCCAGACCCAGGACAACATGGTGGAATGGCAGGGATACACTCATCCGGTGCTGAAGATCCCGGTGTACAGCCTTTATGGCGAAACCAGGAAGCCCGGCAGGGAAAGCCTTTCGGCGCTCGATGCGTTCGTGGTTGATTTGCAGGACGTGGGCGCGCGCCCCTACACATACGTCTGGACCGTCAAGCTTTGCATGGAGGCTTGCAGCCAGGCAGGCATCCCTTTATGGATTCTTGACAGACCAAACCCGATCGCGGCGCTGCCGTTTGACGGCCCAATGCTTTCGGACAAATTTCATTCGTTTGTCGGCGGCGCGCCGATTCCGCTTTGTCACAGAATGACGATGGGAGAGATGGCGCTGCTCCTTAAAAACTTTTATTTTCCTACTGTCAACCTGCAGGTCGTTTGGATGAAAGGATGGCAAAGGAATTCCCTGTGGCCCGAAACCGGCTTGCCATGGGTGCTGCCGTCTCCAAATATACCAACATTTGATACGGCGGTGGTGTATCCCGGCACAGTCCTTCTTGAGGCGACAAACCTATCGGAAGGGCGTGGCACAACACGGCCGTTTGAAATCATCGGAGCGCCGTATCTTGACGCGGATAAACTGGTGAAAGAAATCGCACCATACGATCTTAAAGGATGTGTTTTCCGTAAGCACGATTTTATGCCGACGTTCCAGAAATGGCAGGGTAAATATTGTTATGGCCTGCAGGTGCACGTGACCGATCCCCGAAAGTACGAACCGGTCCTTACAACGGCGGCGCTGCTTCAGGCTGTCATCAAACATTCGGATGGCCAATTCTCATTTAAACAGCCGCCCTACGAATACGACACGGTCAACATGCCATTCGATATCCTGTCCGGCGACACGACCCTGCGGAATGCCTTCATGCGCGGTGCTGACCTGCGCAAGGAAAAAGAATCCTGGAAGCAATCGTATAAAGCGTTTCTTCCCGTCTTTAAAAATGTCTCGCATTATCCGGAGAAGGCTTCGTGA
- a CDS encoding NUDIX hydrolase — MLPSDFRSEPKVLQWEKALRDAGCTINGLTPISLLHSKNGELLFALCEANVTDPQKKKLPKYIFIRGHAAIVVALLRNKDTGVERYLMIRQRRIGNGTLNLEFPAGMLDREINNVEAVAVKELLEETGLSITTEALRPLHKGPLYSSPGACDEGIFYFGCIVPLSNEEFSSFEGRKAGSKSDGESTAVCLCTQQEAEEETTSLQVRLGFYLFNEYLRNIRRA; from the coding sequence ATGCTTCCCTCCGACTTCCGCTCCGAGCCCAAAGTGCTTCAATGGGAAAAGGCCCTTCGCGATGCCGGCTGCACGATCAACGGTCTCACGCCCATTTCCCTGCTCCACAGCAAAAACGGCGAGCTCCTGTTCGCGCTCTGCGAGGCAAACGTCACTGATCCGCAGAAAAAAAAGCTCCCCAAATACATTTTCATCCGCGGGCATGCCGCGATCGTCGTGGCGCTGCTGAGGAACAAGGACACGGGCGTCGAGCGATATCTGATGATCCGGCAGCGAAGGATCGGCAACGGCACGCTCAATCTGGAATTTCCCGCGGGAATGCTTGACCGTGAAATAAATAACGTTGAAGCGGTCGCGGTAAAAGAACTTTTAGAGGAAACGGGCCTTTCAATCACCACGGAAGCCCTGCGCCCCCTTCATAAAGGCCCGCTCTACAGTTCGCCCGGCGCATGCGACGAGGGAATTTTTTACTTTGGATGCATTGTGCCCCTTTCCAATGAGGAATTCTCCTCGTTTGAAGGGCGAAAGGCAGGCAGCAAAAGCGACGGCGAGTCCACCGCCGTGTGCCTCTGTACGCAACAGGAGGCGGAAGAAGAAACAACGTCCCTGCAGGTGAGGCTGGGATTTTACCTGTTCAACGAGTATCTGAGAAACATTCGCCGGGCTTGA
- a CDS encoding FAD-binding oxidoreductase, translated as MKSFIGRETIREAAPELLYDESRFTLGIPEKVYFPQNLNDLLSVVRGCNRDGTPITVIGGKTGIAGGCVPTDGCTAICISETNRILSVDKSDDGTRVLLCEPGITLENIAAFLDRPRAWPYPVPGTNLLEGKQWLYPPDPTETTAQLGGTVATNASGARSFHFGPTRAWVHSLSVVLANGGTLNLKRGDCKARNGVFAVTTGQGSVFSVNAPAYRIPAIKNASGYYAADDMDLIDLFIGSEGTLGIFSMVGIRLAPKPFFAAGLSFFPSRKAAFGFASFLRDQQQVLAIEYFDETAVAFLESVKKDLPFALPDFPPDKKYAVYWECRDDSGAQFEDQMDKWEESLSSHGSSFDDTWSGFKPKEIEKLKAIRHGIPEAVNSAIARYKRDHPDIRKISTDTALASGKFEETFDWSIDKVKASGLAHAAFGHLGDFHLHINLIPRNSQEMATAKELYGELMAAAISAGGTVSAEHGIGKLKTAYLREMYGKKAIAEMRAIKTAFDPQWLLNRGTLLDYPAQ; from the coding sequence ATGAAATCATTTATCGGCAGAGAAACCATTCGGGAAGCGGCGCCCGAGCTTCTGTACGACGAGTCCCGCTTTACACTGGGAATTCCGGAAAAGGTTTACTTTCCGCAAAACCTGAACGACCTTCTTTCCGTTGTTCGCGGTTGCAACCGCGACGGTACCCCAATCACCGTAATTGGCGGCAAGACCGGAATAGCCGGCGGATGCGTGCCGACAGACGGCTGCACCGCAATCTGCATATCGGAGACGAACAGAATCCTCAGTGTTGACAAAAGCGACGATGGCACGCGGGTGCTCTTATGCGAGCCGGGAATTACGCTTGAAAATATCGCGGCCTTTCTTGATCGGCCCCGGGCATGGCCGTATCCGGTTCCCGGAACAAACCTGCTTGAAGGAAAGCAATGGCTGTATCCGCCAGACCCCACCGAAACAACGGCGCAGCTCGGCGGCACGGTGGCGACGAACGCGTCCGGCGCGCGGTCCTTCCATTTCGGGCCGACGCGTGCCTGGGTGCATTCCCTTTCGGTTGTGCTTGCAAACGGCGGCACGCTCAATTTGAAGCGCGGCGACTGCAAGGCACGTAACGGCGTTTTTGCTGTCACTACCGGCCAGGGAAGCGTCTTTTCCGTCAACGCGCCTGCCTATAGAATCCCCGCAATTAAAAACGCGAGCGGATATTATGCGGCGGACGACATGGATCTCATAGACCTTTTTATCGGTTCGGAAGGAACGCTCGGGATTTTTTCAATGGTGGGAATCAGGCTGGCGCCGAAACCTTTTTTTGCGGCCGGACTCAGTTTTTTTCCTTCCAGAAAAGCGGCCTTTGGATTCGCATCTTTTCTTAGAGATCAACAACAGGTTCTCGCAATAGAATATTTTGACGAGACTGCCGTCGCGTTCCTTGAATCGGTGAAAAAAGATTTGCCTTTTGCTCTTCCCGATTTCCCGCCGGACAAAAAATATGCCGTCTATTGGGAATGCCGCGACGATAGCGGCGCGCAGTTTGAGGATCAAATGGACAAATGGGAGGAATCGCTGTCGAGCCACGGTTCTTCCTTTGATGATACCTGGAGCGGATTCAAACCAAAGGAAATTGAGAAGCTCAAGGCGATACGGCACGGCATTCCCGAGGCGGTCAACAGCGCCATCGCCCGGTACAAGCGTGATCACCCGGATATACGCAAAATCTCGACGGACACCGCTCTCGCATCGGGAAAATTCGAGGAAACCTTTGATTGGAGCATCGACAAGGTCAAGGCCAGCGGTCTGGCGCATGCGGCGTTCGGCCACCTCGGCGATTTTCACCTGCACATCAATCTGATTCCGCGCAACTCGCAAGAAATGGCGACAGCAAAAGAGCTGTACGGGGAACTCATGGCGGCCGCGATTTCGGCCGGCGGCACGGTCTCGGCGGAGCATGGGATAGGAAAATTGAAGACGGCATATCTGAGGGAAATGTACGGTAAAAAAGCGATCGCGGAAATGAGGGCGATTAAAACCGCTTTTGACCCGCAATGGCTGTTGAATAGGGGAACGTTGTTGGATTATCCGGCACAATAA
- a CDS encoding GGDEF domain-containing protein, translating into MRLSQFIYSVPQPVLYLFYIVAIIFFWVFDNITGPDLSFLVFYLLPILMATWYSGRHAGRIIAVVGAAAWFFSDVISHSSYSHPIVPYWNVTVKFCIFLIVVEILSRLKTALASEKNLARNDMLTGAANRRAFFEGAMIEIDRAQRYKHPFSLAYIDLDDFKAINDTMGHDTGDLVLRTVAATILKNIRSTDLFARLGGDEFVLLLSETGDGQAQAVIDKVHAVLDERMNRARWPVTFSIGVMTFIRPPSSVEEIIKKTDALMYAAKKEGKDRVKYSVWRESGSVV; encoded by the coding sequence ATGCGTTTATCTCAATTCATTTATTCGGTTCCTCAGCCCGTACTCTACCTTTTTTACATCGTCGCCATCATCTTCTTTTGGGTGTTCGACAACATCACGGGCCCCGATCTCTCATTTCTGGTGTTTTACCTGCTTCCCATTCTGATGGCGACATGGTATTCGGGTCGGCATGCGGGCAGAATCATTGCGGTGGTCGGCGCGGCGGCGTGGTTTTTTTCCGACGTCATTTCCCATTCATCGTATTCGCATCCGATCGTGCCGTACTGGAACGTCACCGTGAAATTCTGCATTTTCCTGATTGTCGTCGAAATCCTCTCACGTCTAAAGACCGCGCTGGCGTCGGAAAAAAACCTCGCGCGGAATGACATGCTCACCGGTGCCGCAAACCGCAGGGCCTTTTTCGAGGGCGCTATGATCGAAATTGACCGGGCGCAACGGTACAAGCACCCCTTCTCCCTCGCCTACATTGATCTCGACGATTTCAAGGCAATCAACGACACCATGGGACACGACACCGGCGACCTGGTGCTCCGCACCGTCGCCGCGACGATCCTGAAAAACATACGTTCCACCGACCTCTTCGCGCGCCTCGGCGGCGACGAGTTCGTGCTGCTGCTCTCTGAGACCGGCGACGGGCAGGCGCAGGCGGTGATTGACAAGGTGCATGCGGTACTCGACGAACGGATGAACCGGGCGCGCTGGCCGGTGACGTTCTCCATCGGCGTCATGACCTTCATCCGCCCACCCTCGAGCGTGGAGGAGATCATCAAAAAGACCGACGCCCTGATGTACGCCGCGAAAAAAGAGGGAAAAGACCGGGTGAAGTATTCGGTGTGGAGGGAGTCGGGGTCGGTGGTGTAA
- a CDS encoding sugar phosphate nucleotidyltransferase produces the protein MTGFILAAGFGTRLKPLTDHVPKALVPVCGIPLLKRAHDFFSANGFDRIAVNSHHHPEQVQDFITDAKLDCVIFHEAGKIRGTGGALFFARDFLADEEYFCVANVDIVATLDLRSLFGAFVNMSCGAGLVSIVSTRGTLWYDAETKDYIGARSEQSGVPGGCRGEPRGAEFMGIAFYKKEIINLLTAEDFSILPVWKRCREQGMSVKIIEAKPDYWIDLGTPATLAGIHFDVLDEKCRLAVPEHLIVDGKKKKACPRSFDMSLRERLGPYSWVDAPFMPSSCEISRSIIFSDAVVPEHAIVKNSLFTKYGAISFGS, from the coding sequence GTGACCGGATTCATTCTCGCAGCCGGATTCGGCACGCGGCTCAAGCCGCTTACCGACCATGTTCCCAAGGCGCTTGTCCCGGTTTGCGGCATTCCGCTGTTAAAAAGAGCGCATGATTTCTTCTCGGCAAACGGATTTGACAGGATTGCGGTCAACTCGCACCACCATCCTGAGCAAGTGCAGGATTTTATAACTGATGCAAAACTTGACTGCGTTATATTCCATGAGGCGGGAAAAATCAGGGGCACCGGAGGCGCGCTGTTTTTTGCGAGGGACTTTCTTGCGGATGAGGAATATTTCTGCGTCGCAAATGTTGATATCGTTGCCACGCTTGATCTTAGGTCGCTGTTTGGGGCGTTTGTTAACATGAGTTGCGGCGCGGGACTTGTTTCTATTGTGTCAACCCGTGGTACGCTGTGGTACGATGCGGAAACAAAAGACTATATCGGCGCGCGGTCGGAACAATCCGGGGTTCCCGGCGGATGCAGGGGAGAGCCCCGCGGCGCTGAATTCATGGGAATAGCTTTTTACAAAAAGGAAATCATCAACCTTCTCACTGCAGAGGATTTTTCCATTCTTCCCGTGTGGAAACGCTGCCGGGAGCAGGGAATGTCAGTGAAAATCATTGAGGCAAAGCCGGACTATTGGATTGATTTAGGTACTCCCGCAACCTTGGCCGGAATTCATTTTGACGTTCTTGACGAAAAGTGCCGGCTTGCGGTTCCGGAGCACCTGATCGTTGACGGGAAAAAGAAAAAGGCATGTCCGCGATCGTTTGATATGTCGCTGCGGGAAAGACTGGGACCCTATTCGTGGGTCGATGCACCGTTCATGCCCTCGTCCTGCGAAATTTCACGCTCAATTATTTTCAGCGATGCCGTTGTCCCTGAACACGCAATCGTAAAAAACTCACTTTTTACAAAATACGGGGCGATCTCCTTTGGCTCCTGA
- the alr gene encoding alanine racemase, which translates to MNDKTSCNPYIEVSLDNLLDNLAEIRRTAPSGKGIMAVVKDLAYGCGSVMVSSALQQSGVAWLAVATAGEARVLRDNGVTLPVLILGPCSAEEISWGNQNNVSFSCNDPLDLGPGNESGAPVKFHLNIDTGMGRLGVRPEQISQVIPLLTANRKLICEGAYTHLACADRPDTDTVALQLKRFRGALDLLHQNGISPKLIHYANSAAIMRFPVSPECTLVRPGIALYGCKPDPAQDFPLHLKSVISLKAKVAKIKRVPKGTCVSYGGRYVTSSETCIATIPLGYGIGLPRLLSNKGQVLIKGKRYTIAGTVTMDFIMVDAGAKPDFSIGDEVVAIGYQDGEYISPDDVALHAQTIGYEILCGLSTKLDRYYLRGNTVIRHQPGFYF; encoded by the coding sequence GTGAACGATAAAACATCCTGCAATCCTTATATCGAAGTGTCCTTAGACAACCTCCTTGATAATCTGGCGGAAATACGGCGCACCGCGCCAAGCGGAAAAGGCATTATGGCGGTTGTCAAGGACCTTGCCTACGGATGCGGCTCGGTCATGGTAAGCAGCGCTCTCCAGCAAAGCGGCGTTGCATGGCTCGCCGTGGCCACCGCCGGCGAAGCGCGCGTGCTCAGGGACAATGGCGTCACGCTGCCGGTCCTGATCCTCGGCCCGTGCTCGGCCGAGGAAATCTCCTGGGGAAACCAAAACAACGTCAGTTTTTCCTGCAACGACCCGCTTGACCTTGGGCCAGGGAACGAATCAGGCGCACCGGTAAAATTTCACCTGAACATCGATACCGGCATGGGGCGCCTGGGGGTGCGACCGGAACAGATTTCACAGGTGATTCCGCTGCTTACGGCAAACCGAAAACTGATTTGTGAGGGCGCTTATACCCATTTGGCCTGCGCGGACCGCCCCGACACCGATACCGTCGCCCTCCAGCTCAAACGGTTCAGGGGAGCGCTTGACCTGCTTCACCAGAACGGCATCTCGCCGAAGCTCATCCATTACGCAAACAGCGCCGCGATCATGCGCTTTCCGGTCTCGCCGGAATGCACGCTCGTGCGTCCCGGCATCGCCCTTTACGGATGCAAACCGGACCCGGCGCAAGATTTTCCGCTGCATCTTAAATCCGTGATTTCGCTCAAGGCAAAAGTCGCAAAGATCAAACGGGTTCCGAAAGGCACCTGCGTCAGCTATGGCGGCCGTTATGTCACGTCCTCCGAAACCTGTATCGCCACCATCCCCCTCGGCTACGGCATCGGCCTGCCCCGCCTGCTTTCCAACAAGGGCCAGGTGCTGATCAAGGGAAAACGGTACACCATTGCGGGCACGGTCACCATGGATTTCATCATGGTGGACGCCGGTGCGAAACCTGATTTTTCCATCGGCGACGAAGTCGTGGCAATCGGATATCAGGACGGCGAATACATCAGTCCGGACGACGTGGCGCTCCATGCGCAGACGATCGGGTACGAGATCCTATGCGGGCTGAGCACCAAGCTCGACCGATACTACCTCCGCGGCAACACCGTGATCCGTCACCAGCCGGGTTTCTACTTCTGA
- a CDS encoding phosphotransferase, which translates to MAPEPVLLTPAQKTFLADVIPSFSPDSWSITSAGNAGSDRRFVRIKAPVKNDSYILVVWDSSDHDWRRFLSIQKDVSAHVPFLPAIFASDDGHGLILEEDLGALTLKKYCASGAATAASMEAIYKKALDALVQWQQLDIGASATIAARDMDLEMFLWESDYFTQHCVREYFGLEKLVSAEWENERRAIAREAAGLPKVCIHRDFQSENIMLAAEKIRFVDFQGARRGPAGYDVASLLLDPYVKQLTPAFSGLLLEYYMSIAPGNIDERSFKICALQRLMQALGAFANLSIHKGKEWYRAFIPVALKRLELMADGQSMFPVLQEIVRACGEACKKKC; encoded by the coding sequence TTGGCTCCTGAGCCTGTACTATTGACACCTGCGCAAAAGACGTTTCTTGCAGACGTGATACCGTCTTTCAGCCCGGATTCGTGGTCGATCACCTCGGCAGGAAACGCCGGCTCCGACCGCAGGTTTGTCCGGATAAAAGCGCCTGTTAAAAACGACTCATATATCCTGGTTGTCTGGGACAGCAGCGACCACGACTGGCGCCGTTTTCTTTCCATCCAGAAGGATGTCTCGGCGCATGTGCCGTTTTTGCCGGCTATTTTTGCCAGCGACGACGGCCACGGCCTTATCCTTGAGGAAGACCTGGGTGCATTGACATTAAAGAAATATTGCGCATCAGGAGCGGCGACAGCGGCATCCATGGAGGCGATCTACAAAAAGGCGCTCGACGCGCTTGTGCAATGGCAGCAGCTTGACATCGGAGCAAGCGCAACGATTGCGGCGCGCGACATGGACCTCGAGATGTTTTTGTGGGAAAGCGACTATTTCACCCAGCACTGCGTGCGGGAATATTTCGGACTCGAAAAGCTGGTCTCCGCCGAATGGGAAAATGAGCGCCGGGCCATAGCCCGGGAAGCGGCCGGCTTGCCGAAGGTATGCATCCACCGGGATTTCCAATCCGAAAACATCATGCTGGCGGCTGAAAAAATACGGTTTGTTGATTTTCAGGGCGCACGCCGCGGCCCGGCCGGTTACGACGTGGCGTCGCTGTTGCTCGATCCCTATGTGAAGCAACTCACGCCGGCGTTTTCCGGGCTGCTGCTTGAATATTATATGTCAATAGCGCCGGGCAACATCGATGAACGGTCATTCAAAATTTGCGCGTTGCAAAGGCTCATGCAGGCGCTCGGGGCATTTGCCAATTTATCCATCCATAAAGGGAAGGAATGGTATCGCGCGTTTATTCCGGTTGCGCTTAAACGGCTGGAGCTAATGGCTGATGGGCAGAGTATGTTCCCCGTGCTTCAGGAAATCGTCCGGGCATGTGGTGAAGCGTGCAAGAAGAAATGCTGA
- the hisI gene encoding phosphoribosyl-AMP cyclohydrolase has product MNLIDFIKFDANGLVPAIAQDYSTNRVLMVAYMDRATLEETFATGRMVYFSRSRKKRWLKGETSGHFQAVREVYADCDGDSLLFKVDQTGAACHEGYFSCFFRKRKDDAWEICDKKLS; this is encoded by the coding sequence ATGAACCTAATTGATTTTATAAAATTCGACGCAAACGGCCTGGTGCCGGCAATCGCCCAGGATTACAGCACCAATCGCGTGCTCATGGTTGCATACATGGACCGCGCAACGCTGGAGGAAACATTTGCCACTGGCAGAATGGTGTATTTCAGCAGGAGCAGGAAAAAGCGGTGGCTCAAGGGGGAGACATCGGGTCATTTTCAGGCCGTGCGCGAAGTGTATGCTGACTGCGACGGCGATTCCCTGCTTTTCAAAGTGGACCAGACCGGCGCGGCCTGCCATGAAGGGTATTTTTCGTGCTTTTTCCGGAAACGCAAGGACGATGCGTGGGAGATCTGCGATAAAAAACTTTCCTGA
- a CDS encoding bifunctional 4-hydroxy-2-oxoglutarate aldolase/2-dehydro-3-deoxy-phosphogluconate aldolase: protein MRKSGTLFTLLDIGIIPIFRTSSEGNAIVVAEALIKGSVPVLELPLSFPGSLTIITKVAKRFGKDLLLGAGTVLDPESVRDAIEAGAQYIVSPDSNPEVIKACISADVPCFPGALTPTEIENAIKAGASGIKVFPCNAVGGPAYIKSLSAPFPEAILFPCGGVNIDNAEAYRKAGASGLFTGASFISESIIQSERYDEITKNALKLASIIHSSRKNKP, encoded by the coding sequence ATGAGAAAATCCGGAACGCTTTTTACTCTCCTCGATATCGGCATTATCCCTATTTTCCGCACATCGTCAGAGGGCAATGCCATTGTCGTCGCCGAGGCCCTCATCAAAGGCTCGGTCCCTGTTCTGGAACTTCCCCTTTCATTTCCCGGTTCGCTGACGATAATTACAAAGGTCGCCAAACGCTTCGGCAAAGATCTTCTTCTCGGCGCCGGAACCGTTCTCGACCCGGAATCAGTACGTGACGCCATCGAAGCCGGCGCTCAATACATCGTGAGCCCGGACTCGAACCCGGAAGTCATCAAAGCATGCATTTCGGCGGATGTCCCGTGTTTCCCAGGCGCCCTCACGCCCACCGAAATTGAAAACGCCATTAAGGCGGGTGCGTCTGGTATAAAAGTTTTCCCTTGCAACGCCGTGGGCGGCCCTGCCTACATCAAGTCGCTCAGTGCTCCTTTTCCTGAAGCGATCTTATTCCCCTGCGGTGGCGTGAATATTGACAATGCGGAAGCTTACCGGAAAGCCGGCGCATCAGGCCTGTTCACCGGCGCCTCTTTCATCAGCGAGAGCATTATTCAATCGGAACGATATGATGAGATAACGAAAAATGCGCTAAAACTGGCATCAATCATTCACTCATCCAGGAAAAACAAACCGTGA
- a CDS encoding tetratricopeptide repeat protein translates to MEEWLEIQDLSDRVEDLLDIGLCDDALALLEPYAVLYQDEWELYFLYSRVYMEKNNPREAIPYLYKSLKLDKKNVDVLLGLFYAFAQLDHFKKAAKYLLRAERYNPDVEAVLSAMIWYCTELNQFDRAIGYFEKALKIGTDNPDTFRNAAITYERIGDHENAETCFKTALQLNPQFDEARDLLADHFLFRGEPHKSVALYQEYLKQSPRNIRTLSRLVFCLSQNDQMDDALALAQETVRLYPNSPVGYVDCAYAYLNSGRLDLALQSANKALDVSPIDAEALRVKAIAYSEKQENKEAQKVFEAALALEPHNPEIMRDYYHHLRNMGNFSAMEKFVYAVIRQEHPYCIEDYWFLADFYREQGDNLRAFHFLHSAYESMPGEKELIPPMIDIMLDTGHVRFTTPFLKHYAEKNGWNDIMVQFARHKRLKGKWNQEGMRFLRYYCEKPSEFRKYVFLVYLEKFMLAGLLLLFPFLAVFCFVLKGIPGVLVLTAFSVLLAAGWKSAKILFKW, encoded by the coding sequence ATGGAAGAATGGCTCGAAATACAGGATCTGTCCGACCGGGTCGAAGACCTCCTCGACATAGGCCTCTGCGACGATGCCCTCGCCCTTCTGGAGCCGTACGCCGTTTTGTACCAGGACGAATGGGAACTGTATTTTCTTTACTCCCGCGTTTACATGGAAAAGAACAATCCCCGCGAAGCGATCCCCTACCTTTATAAAAGCCTCAAGCTCGACAAGAAAAACGTGGACGTGCTGCTCGGCCTGTTCTATGCCTTTGCCCAGCTCGACCACTTTAAAAAAGCGGCCAAATATCTTTTGCGCGCCGAACGGTACAATCCCGATGTCGAGGCGGTGCTCAGCGCCATGATTTGGTACTGCACCGAGCTGAACCAGTTCGACCGGGCCATCGGTTATTTCGAAAAAGCCCTGAAAATAGGGACTGACAATCCCGACACGTTCCGCAACGCCGCCATCACCTACGAGCGCATCGGGGATCACGAAAATGCCGAGACTTGCTTTAAAACCGCGCTCCAGCTCAATCCACAGTTCGACGAGGCGCGCGACCTTTTGGCCGACCATTTCCTCTTCCGCGGCGAACCGCACAAGAGCGTGGCGCTGTACCAGGAGTACCTGAAACAATCGCCGAGAAACATCAGGACCCTGTCGCGGCTCGTGTTCTGCCTTTCCCAGAACGACCAGATGGACGACGCACTCGCGCTCGCGCAGGAAACGGTGCGCCTGTATCCCAATTCACCGGTGGGGTATGTCGACTGCGCCTACGCCTACCTTAACAGCGGCAGGCTCGACCTCGCCCTCCAGTCGGCAAACAAGGCGCTCGACGTTTCGCCCATCGACGCCGAGGCGCTCCGCGTCAAGGCCATCGCCTATTCGGAAAAACAGGAAAACAAGGAAGCGCAGAAGGTGTTTGAGGCCGCACTCGCGCTCGAGCCGCATAATCCTGAAATCATGCGCGATTACTACCATCACCTGCGGAACATGGGTAATTTTTCCGCAATGGAAAAATTCGTGTACGCCGTCATAAGGCAGGAGCACCCGTACTGCATCGAGGACTACTGGTTTCTCGCGGACTTTTACCGTGAACAGGGAGACAACCTCAGGGCGTTCCACTTTCTCCACAGCGCTTACGAGAGCATGCCTGGTGAGAAAGAACTCATTCCCCCTATGATCGACATCATGCTCGACACCGGCCACGTGCGCTTCACCACGCCGTTTCTCAAGCATTATGCCGAAAAAAACGGATGGAACGACATCATGGTTCAGTTCGCCCGCCACAAGCGGCTCAAGGGAAAATGGAACCAGGAGGGCATGCGCTTCCTCCGCTATTATTGCGAGAAGCCATCAGAGTTCCGCAAATATGTCTTTCTCGTGTACCTGGAAAAATTCATGCTTGCGGGACTGCTCCTTCTCTTTCCCTTCCTTGCCGTTTTTTGTTTTGTTCTCAAGGGAATTCCCGGCGTCCTCGTCCTCACCGCCTTTTCGGTGCTCCTCGCCGCCGGGTGGAAATCGGCAAAAATACTGTTTAAGTGGTAG